The Chryseobacterium glaciei DNA window TTATTGTTTTAACGACAAAAAGCGGAAAATCAGGAAGGCCTGTTATCACTTTAAGCTCTCGAATTGGATTCTCTGAGAAAATTAAAGATATTAATTTCAGAATGATGAATTCTGCTGAGAAAATTGATTACGAGAAAAAAATGTATGCTCTCGGTATTAGCGGATACAGCGCATGGACAGATTCCAATGTATCTGCAGCTCTGGCTTTAGATCATGATTGGCAAAAAGATATTTTAAGAAGATCAGCAATTGAGTCTTACCAAGTGGGGATTAGAGGAGGAAACGAAAAATCTAAATATACATTTTCATTAGGATATGATTCTGATAACGGCATTGTGCAAAATATTCATGCTTACAAAAGATATACAGGGAGAATGAAGTATGAAGCGACTCCAACAGATAGAATGAGCTTTGGAGTTTCTACTGGTGTTAATTATAGTATGTCTCAGGATATAAGGGACAGAAATAATGAGCAGAATCCTTTTAGAGCAATGTATTCTTATAATCCATATGAACCTGTTTTTAACGCTGATGGAAGTTATAATTCTACGAAAAGAGGTTTCCCTATTTTAGAAGCTCTTAAAAATAATCCTGAACGAAATAATTCTTTAATTTTTGATGGGAATATTTTCGCCCAATATAAAATTTTAACAGGATTGAATTTTAAAACTCAATTAGGAGGATATTTTAATAACATAAGGTGGAATAGAAAGGTTCTAAGAGGATCATTTTTAGATAGATCTTTAGGAATAAATGGAAGTGTTGTAGAGCAAAATCAAAATCGTTTCAGATATACAAATTCTAATACATTAAATTATACAAAAACATTTGGTAGCCATAGTATTGATTTATTAGGTTTGGTAGAATATACAGAATTCCGGAATGATTATATTAGTGCAACAGGTAGAAACTTGTCGTCGCCAACATTAAATGAGCTGGATAATGCATCAACCCCTTTTGAAGTTAAGGGTTATGATGAACTTTACAGGACGTTTTCTTACGGAGCTTTTTTAACTTATGATTTTGCTAAAAAGTATATTTTAACGGCATCTGTAAGACAAGATAAAGATTCTAGATTTGGAAAAAATAATGTACTGTCTGAACCATTCTGGTCAGTAAGTGGTGCTTGGAATGTTACTAATGAAGAATTTTTGAAGGATAATACCATTTTATCACTATTAAAACTAAGGGCATCCATTGGTACCAGAGGATACAATAATATTGACCTTAATTTAAATAACACATTAATGTCCGGAAGTAGTTATGGTTCTTTTCCTACTATTGCTCCTAATATAATTTATGGAAATCCAGATCTAAAGTGGGAAGTCACAAAATCACAAAACTATGGAGCTGAATTTGGATTTCTAAATAATAGAGTAAGAGGAACTGTAGATTATTTTATTGATCAAAAAAAGGATTTCATATTTACTGTTCCTAATTTTGGCTCAGAAGGAGGAGCATATGCCACTAATATTAATGCAGGTGATTTAAAAAATAAAGGACTTGAATTGAGCTTATCAGCAGATATCATAAAATCTGCAGGCTTTAATTGGAGCATCAGAGCCAATACAAGTTTGATGAGTTATAAACTTGTTAAACTAAGGAATGGCGAAACAGAAAGAACTGTCGGAGCAATAAATCAGCTGAAAGAAGGTGAAGAACCGTTTTCATTCTATCTAGTAAGGAGCGCAGGTATTAATCCTGACAATGGGAATGAAATATATTATACTAAAAATGGAGGAACTACAGAGGTATATAGTTCTAATGATGCTGTTTTATTACAAGGTAAATCACCACTTCCAAAATTATTTGGAGGTTTTGGTACTACTTTATCTTATAAAGGATTTGATTTACAAGCTGATTTTACTTATAAATCAGGTAATTATACTTACAATTATATGGCACTCGGTATGTTGAGCTATCCTAATGGAGCTACAAATAATATGAGATCTGATGCTATTAATTATTGGACAACACCAGGGCAGACAAATGTATTACCAAGACCTAACAATACTTCCAATGCTCCTGGGGGAAGTACAGGACTACAGACTACCGACAGATTCCTCCAAGATGCATCTTACATCAGATTAAGAAATGTAAGTATAGGATATACATTGGACAAAAGAATATTGGGTGAATCATTCCCTGTAAACAAAATTAGAGTTTCATTATCGGGGCAGAACTTAGCTACTTGGACAAAATTTGAAGGAGATCCGGAAATATCAATCGGTTCAGGAGAAAGCCAAACAGGAGGTGGGCAAACATTTATAAATGGTGCATTTGCATTATATAGCTATCCTGCGGTAAAAACATATTTATTTGGAATTGAAGTAGAATTTTAAAACACATATTAAAACTTATGAAAAAAATAATCAATATATCATTATTATCACTTGCATCTTTTCTTTCATTACAATGCAGCGATGAAAGGTTTGATATTCTTCCTAATAGTCAGGATGCACCAGAAATCATCTTTACAACAGAAGCTAACTATAGATTAGTTTTAGATGGAGCTTATGATGCTTTTAAAAGCCCGACATATTATAATGGTGATACAGGAAGCTCTATTATTTTGGGAGATGTATTGGCCGACAATCTTATTTTAAATACCCAAGGAAGGCAGACGAATAAAGCGGCTTATGAATGGTCTTATAGTCCAATTACTCCAGCGGTTACCTCATTGTATTCATCTGCATATTTTGTAATTTCCAGAGCAAATATTGTTTTAGATAATCTAAATAAAGTTCCATATACAGACTATATGAAGAATATTGAAGCTGAAGCAAAGGCAGTTAGAGCAATTGCACATTTTGATTTGGTAAGAGCATATGCGAAAATACCTACACAAAGTAGTGATGCATCTTCATCTTTGGGAATAGCATACGTAACTACTTTTGATCCAGGTATTAAGCCGTCAAGAGATGCTACAGTAATGATTACATATGATAAGATCATTGCAGATTTACAGGATGCATTGGCGAAAATTAATACAGTTAATGGGACAATCGGAAGGCTAAACAAAACTTCGGTTTTAGGTTTTTTATCCAGAGTCTATTTATATAAAGGAGATTATGATAAAGCAATACAATATGGGGAACAGTGTATTCTAGCAAGTACATCAGTAGGAGCAAGTGGTAATTTTGTAGATGTTTGGAAAGACGCATCTGATGATGGAGAATTATTTACAATATTAAATGCAAATGTTAGTAATGATAACATAAATGTTGGAGTTGCTTATAATCAAAACTCTGTAAATCCGGCAGGTATTCGTTCAGAATATAACGTAAATTATGATTTATTTACAAAGTACGGTTCTACTGATATTAGAAAGGAAGCATATGTTCTTACATTTAATTATATAACGACACTTTACAATCATGTAATTAAGTATAGAACAAGAGCTGGTTCTCCTGCGCCTCCTGCTCAGGTAGTAGATATTAAATTATTAAGATCTGCCGAGGTTTATCTTAATGTTGCAGAAGCTTATATGAAATCTGCAGCTCCAAATCAAACTAAAGCTCTTCAAGTACTTAATACCTTAAGAGCTCAGAGATATGCATCTTATGTACCAGGAACAGAAACCGGAACAGCTTTATTAAATGCAATCTATTACGAAAGAAGATTAGAATTGGCATTTGAGAACGACCGATTCTGGACAATAAAAAGATTAGGACAATCAGTTGTTAGATCAGATTATGGTTCATCTGTTAGCGGAGGTGGCGGAGATGCTCCTACTGGTGCATTGAAAACTTTGCCAGCAAATAACTTCAGATTTGTATTGCCGATTCCGCAGGATGCGATTAATCTAAATCCAAACTTAGTTCAGAACCCTGGGTATTAAAACTAAATAAATTAATCATTCAATATTCACTTGAAGATCAAGGTTTAATAAGAATAATAAGTAATTAATCTTAAGTTAAGAGTAATTTTACGAGGCTATATTTTTATAGTCTCGTTTTTTTTGATTTGTTTAAGCTGTATTTTCAATTTTTCCAGAAACCGCTCTTCTGCACCCATGTTTTGAAAAGTCCGGGCCAAGCAGACACTTCACTCCCTTTTTTACCTAAGCCCCAGCCATGTCCTCCCGTTTGGAAAATATGCATTTCAACAGGAATATTTGCATTTTTTAAAGCTTTATCCATCAGATAACTATTATCTACAGGAGAAATAGGGTCATCCAAAGCTTGTGCTAAAAATGTGGGGGGAGTATTTTTATTAACCTGCCTTTCCACAGAAAAAGCAATCTCTTGTTTGGTTGTTGGCTGAGTTCCCAAAATGCTTTTTTGGGCGTGCGTTTTATTATTAGGAGAAAGCATTGAGATCACGGGGTAAATAAGTCCTTCAAAATCCGGTTTCGCAGATATGGAATCTATTTTATCAACAGGTTTATAAAACTTTTTATCAAAAAGAGTAGAGGTTATACCTGCCAAATGTCCTCCTGCGGAAAATCCGAGTACTCCGATTTTATTTTGATCAATACCGTACTGCTTTGACAGATTGCGAATCATGCGAATAGCACGTTGAGCATCCTCAAAAGGAACATCAGTACTTTTCCAATTTTCCTGAGGTAAACGGTAAATGAGTTCAAATGCCGTCACTCCTTCAGATTGTAACCAATTAGCAGTTGGAGTACTTTCTTTTCCTAGTTCAATATGAGCATATCCGCCGCCACTGATAACTAAAATTGCAGTTCCATTAGGATGTTGAGATTGATGAACGATCAGTCTTGGGGTGGAAACATTCCTCACAGATCCTTTATCGCTAATGAGCTCCGAACTTCGATTACCTCCCGCATTCGGCATATGAGATGGCCATAAATCAATTTGTTCTAAATTACTCTGAATACTGAATTTTTGCCCCTTAATTTGTGCACTTATTGATGTGCAGGTAGAAAATAATAAAGCAGTAATGATAATAAATACTCTCATCATAATAAACGAATAACTTATGCTATCCTGGACGAGGTATTGCAAAAAATATGCAAATTTTATTCATTAAATGTAGTATTGTTCTGAAAACTTTTCGGAGTAATTCCTACCAATTGTTTGAATACTCGGGTGAAATAATTGGTGTCTGAAAATCCTGTTTGATAGGCAGTTTCTTTAATGCTGTTCTGACTCGCCAATAATTCTTTTGCTCTATTAATTCTTTCCTGTAAAATAAATTCATTCGGAGAAGTTCCCAATTCATCTTTAAACATTTTAAAGAAATTCGATTTGCTTACGTAGGCCAACTTAGCAATGCTGTCGATTGATAATTTCTGATGAAGATTATTTTTAATATAATCCACAGCAAAACCAATTCTTGACTTATTTTTAGCAATATTTTTTTCTACCATACTTCTTGCTTGGGTTTGCATCAGTCTAATCAATAATTCTTTCAAAGCAAAATCAGCCATAATATCCTTTTCAGAATTGTCATCCATGGCGATTCTCATGATATTGTTAGTCGCAGAAGCAAGAGATTTATTATTAAACAGAAAATACTCATCAAGTTGAATATTCCATTGTGAAGTTTCATCAACTTTTGGTAAATGATAATTTAAATGATTTAAAGAATTTTCGATAAACTCAGGG harbors:
- a CDS encoding SusC/RagA family TonB-linked outer membrane protein codes for the protein MTTAVLFFTGQVVSAQKKTNDSIKEASIDEVVVTGYQKKSKDEVTSAITVVSGKALSNFSSSTMGSNALQGKAAGVDISALNGKPGSGSAINIRGLGNVTTKVGASNPLFVIDGFVVGNDQRAQDVFNSINPSDYENISILKDAAAAAIYGSQGANGVIVLTTKSGKSGRPVITLSSRIGFSEKIKDINFRMMNSAEKIDYEKKMYALGISGYSAWTDSNVSAALALDHDWQKDILRRSAIESYQVGIRGGNEKSKYTFSLGYDSDNGIVQNIHAYKRYTGRMKYEATPTDRMSFGVSTGVNYSMSQDIRDRNNEQNPFRAMYSYNPYEPVFNADGSYNSTKRGFPILEALKNNPERNNSLIFDGNIFAQYKILTGLNFKTQLGGYFNNIRWNRKVLRGSFLDRSLGINGSVVEQNQNRFRYTNSNTLNYTKTFGSHSIDLLGLVEYTEFRNDYISATGRNLSSPTLNELDNASTPFEVKGYDELYRTFSYGAFLTYDFAKKYILTASVRQDKDSRFGKNNVLSEPFWSVSGAWNVTNEEFLKDNTILSLLKLRASIGTRGYNNIDLNLNNTLMSGSSYGSFPTIAPNIIYGNPDLKWEVTKSQNYGAEFGFLNNRVRGTVDYFIDQKKDFIFTVPNFGSEGGAYATNINAGDLKNKGLELSLSADIIKSAGFNWSIRANTSLMSYKLVKLRNGETERTVGAINQLKEGEEPFSFYLVRSAGINPDNGNEIYYTKNGGTTEVYSSNDAVLLQGKSPLPKLFGGFGTTLSYKGFDLQADFTYKSGNYTYNYMALGMLSYPNGATNNMRSDAINYWTTPGQTNVLPRPNNTSNAPGGSTGLQTTDRFLQDASYIRLRNVSIGYTLDKRILGESFPVNKIRVSLSGQNLATWTKFEGDPEISIGSGESQTGGGQTFINGAFALYSYPAVKTYLFGIEVEF
- a CDS encoding RagB/SusD family nutrient uptake outer membrane protein is translated as MKKIINISLLSLASFLSLQCSDERFDILPNSQDAPEIIFTTEANYRLVLDGAYDAFKSPTYYNGDTGSSIILGDVLADNLILNTQGRQTNKAAYEWSYSPITPAVTSLYSSAYFVISRANIVLDNLNKVPYTDYMKNIEAEAKAVRAIAHFDLVRAYAKIPTQSSDASSSLGIAYVTTFDPGIKPSRDATVMITYDKIIADLQDALAKINTVNGTIGRLNKTSVLGFLSRVYLYKGDYDKAIQYGEQCILASTSVGASGNFVDVWKDASDDGELFTILNANVSNDNINVGVAYNQNSVNPAGIRSEYNVNYDLFTKYGSTDIRKEAYVLTFNYITTLYNHVIKYRTRAGSPAPPAQVVDIKLLRSAEVYLNVAEAYMKSAAPNQTKALQVLNTLRAQRYASYVPGTETGTALLNAIYYERRLELAFENDRFWTIKRLGQSVVRSDYGSSVSGGGGDAPTGALKTLPANNFRFVLPIPQDAINLNPNLVQNPGY
- a CDS encoding alpha/beta hydrolase → MMRVFIIITALLFSTCTSISAQIKGQKFSIQSNLEQIDLWPSHMPNAGGNRSSELISDKGSVRNVSTPRLIVHQSQHPNGTAILVISGGGYAHIELGKESTPTANWLQSEGVTAFELIYRLPQENWKSTDVPFEDAQRAIRMIRNLSKQYGIDQNKIGVLGFSAGGHLAGITSTLFDKKFYKPVDKIDSISAKPDFEGLIYPVISMLSPNNKTHAQKSILGTQPTTKQEIAFSVERQVNKNTPPTFLAQALDDPISPVDNSYLMDKALKNANIPVEMHIFQTGGHGWGLGKKGSEVSAWPGLFKTWVQKSGFWKN
- a CDS encoding AraC family transcriptional regulator produces the protein MNDNKFLLNTPELKKENQLLNLIENQTKFNLNNCEFSIYETHKTAFDVKLHFENIAFTAMLRGKKYMKLDNKTNYFDYFPGESILVAPGETMVIDFPEADEIPSQCISLSLNPEFIENSLNHLNYHLPKVDETSQWNIQLDEYFLFNNKSLASATNNIMRIAMDDNSEKDIMADFALKELLIRLMQTQARSMVEKNIAKNKSRIGFAVDYIKNNLHQKLSIDSIAKLAYVSKSNFFKMFKDELGTSPNEFILQERINRAKELLASQNSIKETAYQTGFSDTNYFTRVFKQLVGITPKSFQNNTTFNE